A window from Opitutia bacterium ISCC 52 encodes these proteins:
- a CDS encoding transporter substrate-binding domain-containing protein, whose translation MVFRLSALKVARLLWIVVSLVFVSACTEVREETEILRVGTSGDYEPFSVLNTSGEYAGFDIELARRFAIEHDLELELVPFKWAELAADLEAGKFDLAMSGVTIRKDRSLLGQFSVPTATSGAVVILPAHSELETLQALDNQAVRLGVNLGGHLERVTRKQFPRATMVTSSDNQALPKMLEEGAIDAVVTDTMEAPYWLSRLKGAKALAPFTQDLKAAWVRAYQSVLVQQLNAWLVEQETNGSLGALRESLLPPGNDAKTADPFSALLAAMVERLSLMSDVAESKRATGKAIEDLEQEERVLLAAVEGVSQEAERRGVVHPDVTTVEQFFHAQIEAAKAIQRQVMRQAASTDEPLDLVNDIRPALVRISARINQLICLLPSAVTKDEQEVLEQINQALLVYGLPDKEEKQLTTALLAIAGFSSSY comes from the coding sequence ATGGTGTTTCGTTTGTCAGCCTTGAAAGTCGCTCGTCTGCTTTGGATAGTTGTGTCTCTTGTATTTGTATCGGCTTGTACCGAGGTCCGGGAAGAAACAGAAATCCTACGGGTGGGCACCAGTGGAGACTACGAGCCCTTCAGCGTGTTGAATACGAGTGGAGAATACGCAGGATTCGACATCGAGTTGGCCCGACGTTTTGCCATTGAACACGATCTGGAATTGGAATTGGTTCCTTTTAAATGGGCGGAGCTGGCTGCTGATTTAGAAGCTGGCAAATTCGACTTGGCCATGAGTGGGGTCACCATTCGCAAGGATCGATCCCTGCTTGGTCAATTCAGTGTGCCGACCGCCACGAGTGGTGCGGTGGTTATCTTGCCTGCTCATTCGGAATTGGAAACCCTGCAGGCGTTGGATAACCAAGCTGTTCGCCTCGGGGTTAATCTTGGCGGTCACCTCGAACGGGTCACACGAAAGCAATTCCCTCGAGCGACAATGGTCACGAGTTCTGACAATCAGGCCTTACCCAAGATGTTGGAAGAAGGAGCCATCGATGCGGTTGTGACGGATACGATGGAAGCTCCCTATTGGTTATCGCGTTTGAAGGGTGCCAAAGCCTTAGCTCCCTTTACCCAGGATTTGAAAGCGGCCTGGGTGCGGGCTTATCAATCCGTCTTAGTTCAACAACTCAATGCATGGCTCGTTGAGCAAGAAACGAACGGAAGCTTAGGGGCCTTGCGAGAATCATTGCTCCCTCCCGGAAATGATGCAAAAACGGCGGATCCATTTTCAGCTCTCTTAGCGGCGATGGTTGAGCGGCTGTCCTTGATGTCTGACGTTGCGGAAAGCAAACGAGCAACCGGCAAAGCCATTGAAGACCTGGAGCAAGAGGAACGTGTTCTTCTCGCAGCTGTGGAAGGCGTATCCCAGGAAGCAGAAAGGCGGGGAGTCGTTCATCCAGATGTGACAACAGTAGAACAGTTTTTCCATGCTCAGATTGAGGCTGCCAAGGCGATCCAAAGACAGGTGATGAGGCAAGCGGCCAGCACAGACGAGCCTCTTGATTTAGTGAACGATATACGACCTGCACTTGTAAGGATTAGTGCACGGATCAATCAGTTGATCTGTTTGCTACCAAGTGCAGTTACCAAGGATGAACAGGAAGTTCTGGAGCAAATCAACCAGGCTCTGCTTGTGTATGGTTTGCCTGATAAGGAAGAGAAGCAACTTACCACTGCGTTGTTAGCTATAGCTGGATTCTCGAGTTCTTACTAA
- a CDS encoding efflux RND transporter periplasmic adaptor subunit gives MTNSLRLVSCFVLLGFPVILVSAANVQTVKPELRDLVRETTQPATAQAFYSADLGVKVTGYVDSVPVDIGDEVKKGQALAVIAAPEISEQRNALKAEERELATSVQAAEASLTAVESETSRIQDLVKKGSVTNKAGDEARNRLIAAEAEVAAAKARLGTATARLAEVDALIAYATITAPFDGIVTYRAVDPGDLVQAAGGSKGGETLLRVAQVNKLRVVTHVPEAHAVWLDIGDAVELEFDAFPGKVFSGRIARKSGALNKSTQRMQAEIDLDNSNGQLLPGLYGRAKISLEKKSGALVLPAGAVRFGQGPSHVYVVNGSTVKHQQVTIGLDHGEWVEVTSGLSGNEQVVNGMIGRLADGATVTVK, from the coding sequence ATGACTAATTCCCTAAGACTCGTCTCGTGTTTTGTACTCCTTGGATTCCCCGTTATCTTGGTATCGGCGGCCAATGTACAGACTGTTAAACCTGAACTCCGCGACTTGGTTCGTGAAACAACGCAGCCTGCCACAGCACAGGCCTTCTATTCAGCCGATCTGGGTGTGAAGGTGACTGGTTATGTAGATTCTGTTCCGGTAGATATTGGAGATGAGGTCAAGAAAGGCCAGGCATTGGCCGTGATTGCAGCTCCTGAGATATCGGAGCAACGCAACGCCCTTAAGGCGGAGGAGCGGGAACTTGCGACGAGTGTCCAGGCAGCTGAGGCTAGTCTAACGGCCGTGGAATCAGAAACATCCCGTATTCAGGATCTGGTCAAGAAAGGCTCTGTGACCAATAAAGCTGGCGATGAGGCACGCAACCGCCTGATTGCTGCTGAAGCTGAGGTAGCTGCCGCCAAGGCCCGTCTTGGAACGGCGACCGCTCGTTTGGCAGAAGTGGATGCCCTGATTGCTTATGCCACGATTACAGCACCCTTTGATGGGATTGTTACTTATCGGGCGGTTGATCCAGGTGATTTAGTCCAGGCTGCTGGAGGATCCAAGGGCGGTGAAACCCTTCTTCGTGTGGCCCAGGTAAACAAGCTTCGAGTCGTGACTCACGTTCCTGAGGCTCATGCAGTCTGGCTCGATATCGGTGATGCGGTTGAATTGGAATTTGATGCCTTTCCTGGCAAAGTCTTCAGTGGAAGAATTGCTCGCAAATCAGGTGCCCTGAATAAAAGCACACAACGTATGCAGGCGGAGATCGATTTGGATAACAGCAACGGTCAACTGCTTCCCGGACTCTACGGTCGCGCGAAGATCAGTTTGGAAAAGAAGTCGGGAGCCCTCGTGCTTCCGGCAGGAGCCGTTCGCTTCGGCCAAGGTCCTTCTCACGTATATGTGGTGAATGGTTCAACCGTGAAACACCAACAAGTGACCATTGGCTTGGATCACGGTGAGTGGGTGGAAGTTACTTCCGGCTTGTCCGGAAATGAGCAAGTTGTGAACGGAATGATTGGCCGCCTAGCCGACGGTGCAACGGTGACCGTTAAATAA
- a CDS encoding efflux RND transporter permease subunit, with translation MSLVKFALKNPFAVLSVVLGLSFLGVAVYPQITADILPDFKKPVIMSYFSYRGLPTMEMEKSVTSRVERALTLAGKRERIESRTMPGAALMKVTFQAGADPSAAMNDIFNYELSDMFHLPPGIEFPFTLRSEPSNMPVMLGAISGEGLSESQLYTIGYYAVRNKMGGLKGVQIPHPFGGKFRQIMTYLEPGKLEAHNLTFTDVVNALAQQNLVLAGGNLKVGDFDYQVHPVNTLQTTQDIDNVVVAVREGQPIFIKDLGQTKDDSELQYNIVRVNGSRSVYVPLLREPGENTIQVVDRVRKGIAREIPAMKARGEIPEVTQVDLVSDQSTYIRKAINNLKTQVILGGILVVLIVVFFLRKLRASLAILLMLPLSMLIGLLGFYFTGETINVMTLGGLALAMGTVVDAGIVVVENIMRHRAMGKDAETAAGEGAQEVAAPVLAGTITTLAVFVPAIFLSGMIKFLFLPLSLAAVMTITASYFIAMTVAPAFCARFLGKVTGKAAASSVDIEHKSGGFYAVTLHKAMRGGFLTVAAIVGATAGCFLLVPALGSELFPDVDAGTFEVRIKTIPGTRLEKTEEIVARIEDSINETITEESVQSIISNIGMPVGKGAGFSTILSSNSGPDTAYIIVNMKDDRAKSTLGFVKELRAKWAEEFPNEKFLFVTGGIVNAALNEGAPSPIDIEIKTGSLDAGRAAAETIEAAIQGVPGAVDIQIAQMLDYPQLDIEVDRTKAALYGLTQEEVAKNVLTAYGSSASFQSMIWVDPKSGTDFFIGVQLGDNEADSLDELRNLPLRIQTDEGPSTIPLSSIAKLKRVNIPGEIAHADISRVNNVYVNVEDRDLGSVVADIEKRLEDVELPPGVTVSMQGPVMTMREGISKIGFGLVVACVLVFLVLMAQFKSFVDPLIIMLAVPLAMAGVVVILFLTGTNLNIQSLMGALMLIGVVVNNSILLVEFANLQLKQGKTPFEAAYAAARIRVRPIVMTSLTLIASLAPFAFALLPGNEAMIPLARAVIGGMLVSAVLTLLLIPSVFALVKKSSASNLQSQPAV, from the coding sequence ATGAGTTTGGTCAAATTTGCCCTTAAGAATCCTTTCGCGGTTTTATCCGTCGTCTTAGGATTATCCTTTCTTGGTGTTGCAGTTTATCCGCAGATTACTGCAGACATCCTTCCTGACTTTAAGAAGCCGGTTATCATGAGTTACTTTTCCTACCGGGGTCTTCCGACCATGGAGATGGAGAAGTCGGTGACCTCTCGTGTGGAGCGCGCCCTTACCCTCGCTGGCAAACGCGAGCGCATCGAGTCTCGCACCATGCCGGGTGCTGCGTTGATGAAAGTTACTTTCCAGGCGGGTGCCGATCCTTCCGCGGCGATGAACGATATCTTCAACTATGAGTTGAGTGATATGTTTCACTTGCCCCCTGGCATTGAATTTCCGTTCACCCTGAGAAGTGAGCCATCCAACATGCCGGTGATGCTGGGAGCCATTTCGGGAGAGGGTCTGAGTGAATCACAGCTTTACACCATTGGTTACTACGCGGTTCGTAACAAGATGGGTGGCCTGAAGGGCGTTCAAATCCCTCACCCATTTGGTGGCAAGTTCCGCCAGATCATGACCTACCTCGAGCCAGGGAAGCTGGAGGCTCACAATCTAACTTTCACCGATGTAGTCAATGCCTTGGCTCAGCAGAATCTTGTCTTGGCAGGCGGTAATCTGAAAGTCGGCGATTTCGACTACCAGGTACACCCGGTCAATACCCTGCAGACGACCCAGGACATCGACAATGTGGTCGTAGCCGTTCGTGAAGGGCAGCCGATTTTTATTAAAGACCTGGGACAAACCAAGGATGACTCCGAGCTTCAGTACAACATCGTACGAGTAAACGGAAGTCGGTCGGTATACGTGCCGCTTCTTCGGGAGCCTGGAGAAAATACCATACAGGTGGTTGACCGTGTTCGTAAGGGAATTGCACGAGAAATTCCTGCGATGAAAGCCCGGGGTGAAATTCCTGAAGTGACCCAGGTAGATTTAGTCAGTGACCAGTCGACCTACATCCGCAAGGCGATTAACAATTTGAAAACCCAGGTGATCCTCGGGGGTATCCTGGTGGTTCTCATAGTAGTATTTTTCCTGCGGAAGCTGCGGGCGTCCCTGGCCATCCTGCTCATGCTTCCACTTTCCATGCTGATTGGTCTTCTCGGATTTTATTTTACCGGTGAAACCATCAATGTGATGACCCTGGGTGGGCTGGCGCTTGCCATGGGAACAGTGGTGGATGCCGGGATTGTCGTGGTCGAAAACATCATGCGTCACCGAGCTATGGGTAAAGACGCCGAAACCGCGGCCGGAGAAGGAGCCCAGGAAGTAGCAGCCCCCGTGTTGGCTGGAACGATTACCACTTTGGCGGTATTCGTCCCTGCAATCTTCCTCTCCGGAATGATTAAATTTCTCTTCCTGCCGTTGTCGCTCGCTGCCGTGATGACCATTACGGCCTCTTACTTTATCGCCATGACCGTCGCTCCGGCGTTCTGTGCCCGTTTCCTCGGAAAAGTGACCGGGAAGGCGGCCGCGTCCAGTGTGGATATCGAACACAAATCCGGCGGCTTTTATGCGGTAACGCTTCATAAAGCGATGCGTGGTGGGTTCTTAACTGTGGCTGCTATTGTTGGAGCTACGGCTGGTTGTTTTCTCCTGGTTCCCGCTTTGGGATCAGAACTGTTTCCCGATGTGGATGCCGGCACGTTTGAAGTGCGCATCAAGACCATCCCGGGAACGCGTCTGGAAAAGACGGAGGAGATCGTAGCACGTATCGAAGACTCCATTAACGAGACGATCACTGAGGAGTCCGTTCAATCGATCATTTCCAATATCGGTATGCCGGTAGGGAAGGGTGCCGGATTTTCAACCATCCTCAGTTCCAACTCAGGACCGGACACGGCATACATCATCGTTAATATGAAGGATGATCGTGCCAAGAGCACCCTAGGCTTCGTAAAAGAGCTGCGTGCCAAATGGGCTGAAGAATTTCCCAATGAAAAATTTCTCTTCGTAACCGGTGGTATCGTGAATGCTGCTTTGAACGAAGGCGCACCGAGCCCCATCGATATCGAAATTAAAACCGGTTCATTGGATGCGGGCCGAGCGGCTGCCGAAACGATTGAGGCAGCCATCCAAGGCGTCCCTGGAGCGGTGGATATTCAGATCGCCCAGATGCTAGACTATCCGCAGCTGGACATCGAAGTGGATCGCACGAAAGCGGCTTTATACGGGCTGACTCAGGAGGAGGTCGCCAAGAACGTGCTTACGGCTTATGGCTCGAGTGCCAGTTTTCAGTCCATGATCTGGGTCGATCCCAAGTCAGGTACCGATTTCTTTATCGGCGTTCAGCTTGGAGATAACGAAGCTGACTCCTTAGATGAGTTAAGAAACCTGCCTTTGCGCATTCAAACAGACGAAGGCCCATCCACTATACCTCTTTCGAGTATCGCCAAGCTCAAGCGCGTCAACATTCCTGGTGAAATTGCCCATGCCGACATTTCTCGTGTGAACAACGTGTATGTGAATGTTGAAGATCGTGATTTGGGTTCTGTTGTAGCTGATATTGAAAAGCGCTTGGAAGATGTGGAACTTCCACCGGGTGTGACCGTATCCATGCAAGGTCCGGTTATGACCATGCGTGAAGGTATTTCTAAAATCGGGTTCGGACTCGTTGTTGCCTGCGTATTGGTATTCCTGGTACTCATGGCTCAGTTTAAGTCTTTTGTGGATCCTCTCATTATTATGCTGGCCGTTCCCTTGGCTATGGCCGGCGTTGTGGTTATCCTCTTTCTTACCGGCACCAACTTGAACATCCAGAGTCTCATGGGAGCGCTCATGTTGATCGGGGTGGTGGTAAACAACAGTATCTTGTTGGTTGAATTTGCGAACCTGCAGTTGAAACAAGGCAAGACGCCTTTCGAGGCTGCCTACGCTGCCGCTCGCATTCGGGTAAGGCCCATTGTTATGACGTCGCTCACTTTGATCGCATCGCTAGCACCCTTCGCGTTCGCCTTGCTTCCAGGGAATGAGGCGATGATTCCTTTAGCCCGCGCGGTTATCGGAGGTATGCTGGTTTCAGCGGTCTTAACTCTGCTGCTTATCCCGAGTGTATTTGCTTTGGTTAAAAAGAGCTCTGCTTCGAACCTTCAATCGCAACCTGCAGTTTAA
- a CDS encoding TolC family protein, whose amino-acid sequence MKLKSLIAFLISSSLVATSTLVHAEVMQIDLTSALRLANDQNTELAIQLERVKRAEIGKDIAWHQWLPTVRAGFGTSDQNGPLQNTNGSTIDADRKASSKGFGLPTVGSGLAPKPGLALELDLAEGIFQPLAATQKLKAAQAEEIEARQNLALEVAGAYYELVQSQRQMAIAAEASDNASNLAKVTADFAEAGEGLQADAERAAVESLIQQNNLESARMRSTGASSRLVQLLRLNESVELAAVDSMIVPLNLFPMEPQLDSLINKALANRPELKRYEALVKAEQATLKQESWGLLIPKLGATYSDTQYKGRISGTSSSYDDRDETSVALYWELENLGFTSWAKKESQQSRLREAQARELQAESDIIADVNLALAQYRAAGKQVEFLKQAVDRARKAFDLSTERIYENQGLPLEALQAMKALEQVESMYLIASAQRNLSQLYLLAATGDEI is encoded by the coding sequence ATGAAACTGAAATCACTCATTGCCTTTCTTATTTCTTCAAGCCTGGTTGCCACATCTACCTTGGTGCATGCCGAGGTGATGCAAATCGACCTCACCAGTGCCTTGCGTCTGGCCAACGACCAGAACACGGAGCTCGCGATTCAACTTGAGCGCGTCAAGCGCGCCGAGATCGGCAAAGATATAGCCTGGCACCAATGGCTGCCAACGGTAAGAGCTGGGTTCGGTACTTCTGATCAAAACGGTCCCTTACAAAATACCAATGGATCCACCATCGATGCGGATCGGAAAGCTTCGTCCAAGGGATTTGGTCTTCCGACCGTAGGATCTGGATTGGCTCCTAAACCTGGATTGGCTCTCGAGCTGGATTTGGCCGAGGGCATCTTTCAGCCCTTGGCTGCGACGCAGAAATTAAAGGCAGCCCAGGCGGAAGAGATAGAAGCACGACAGAATCTGGCGTTGGAAGTTGCAGGAGCTTACTACGAACTTGTGCAATCGCAGCGCCAAATGGCGATCGCTGCCGAAGCCTCGGATAATGCAAGTAATCTGGCCAAAGTTACCGCCGATTTTGCGGAAGCCGGTGAAGGCCTTCAGGCCGATGCCGAGCGTGCCGCCGTAGAGTCATTGATCCAACAGAATAACCTGGAGTCGGCTCGTATGCGGTCAACCGGGGCTTCCAGTCGTTTGGTTCAGCTTTTGCGCCTGAATGAATCCGTGGAACTGGCAGCTGTCGATTCCATGATCGTTCCCTTGAATCTGTTTCCTATGGAACCTCAGTTGGACTCGCTAATAAATAAAGCACTTGCGAATCGTCCGGAACTCAAACGTTACGAAGCCTTGGTAAAAGCTGAACAAGCGACGCTGAAACAAGAGTCTTGGGGACTACTCATTCCGAAGCTCGGTGCAACCTATTCGGATACCCAGTATAAAGGTCGAATCAGTGGAACGTCTTCCAGCTACGATGATCGTGATGAAACGAGCGTAGCTCTTTATTGGGAGCTCGAGAATCTTGGCTTCACCAGTTGGGCCAAAAAGGAAAGCCAGCAATCACGTCTGCGTGAAGCACAGGCTCGTGAGCTGCAGGCCGAATCGGATATCATTGCTGATGTGAATCTCGCGCTCGCTCAATATCGCGCCGCTGGAAAGCAGGTCGAGTTTCTCAAGCAAGCCGTTGATCGTGCCCGAAAAGCCTTTGATCTCAGCACGGAACGTATTTATGAGAACCAAGGCCTTCCCCTTGAAGCCCTTCAAGCCATGAAGGCTTTAGAGCAAGTGGAGTCTATGTATCTCATCGCATCCGCTCAACGGAACCTGTCGCAGCTTTACCTGCTAGCCGCCACAGGCGACGAGATTTAG
- a CDS encoding MBL fold metallo-hydrolase, whose amino-acid sequence MHLRKFLPLLLLLNLIVHSSALADTLKIYWVDVEGGAATLVITPAGESILIDTGLPGDRDPGRINKLIREEAGLSKIDHLVVTHFDRDHYGGAADLAKLITIGTLYDQGVRPQDRERVGEAYMNFECEARLVLTPGDELPLKQASTGPKLTAIVKGILQRNVQPNGLNKSNPLPAEGYYRKEPDLSHNANSVIMLFEYGDFQFLDAADLSWNLEEKLVSPYNLIGEVDVYQVDHHGLDRSNNTHFIHSIKPTVAVMNNAHRKGTGPQTVAGLRSSPGIEAIYQVHKCTRDGEDHLNTDEDKIANLKSGDDCDANHLFISVAESGKSYTVTVPRSGHVGTYGTK is encoded by the coding sequence ATGCATCTCCGAAAGTTTCTACCCCTACTCCTATTACTTAATCTAATCGTTCATTCCTCCGCTCTGGCAGATACGCTCAAAATCTACTGGGTGGATGTAGAAGGCGGAGCGGCGACTCTGGTGATCACGCCGGCCGGGGAATCTATTCTCATTGATACCGGTCTGCCAGGCGACAGAGATCCGGGACGGATAAACAAACTGATCCGGGAAGAAGCCGGGCTCTCCAAAATCGATCACTTGGTGGTGACGCACTTCGATCGTGACCACTATGGAGGAGCAGCCGATTTAGCGAAATTGATAACGATTGGCACCCTTTATGATCAGGGTGTTCGCCCTCAGGACCGCGAACGGGTTGGCGAAGCCTATATGAATTTTGAATGCGAAGCCCGACTAGTCCTTACACCCGGCGATGAGCTTCCCTTAAAACAAGCCTCAACAGGCCCCAAACTCACAGCCATAGTCAAAGGGATCCTTCAGCGCAATGTGCAGCCTAATGGATTGAACAAATCGAATCCTTTACCCGCCGAAGGTTACTACCGAAAGGAGCCAGACCTTAGCCACAATGCCAACTCGGTGATTATGTTATTCGAGTATGGTGATTTTCAATTTCTCGATGCGGCAGACCTTTCCTGGAACTTGGAGGAAAAACTGGTCTCTCCTTACAACCTCATCGGTGAAGTCGATGTCTACCAGGTGGACCACCATGGCTTGGACCGCTCCAACAACACACACTTCATTCACAGCATCAAACCAACAGTGGCAGTGATGAACAATGCCCACCGCAAAGGCACAGGTCCACAAACAGTTGCAGGTCTACGTAGTTCGCCCGGCATAGAGGCCATTTACCAAGTTCACAAATGCACACGAGATGGCGAGGATCACCTCAATACCGACGAAGACAAGATCGCCAACCTGAAGTCAGGGGATGACTGCGATGCGAATCACTTGTTTATCTCAGTAGCTGAAAGTGGGAAATCGTACACGGTGACCGTGCCACGTAGCGGGCATGTGGGGACGTATGGGACGAAGTAG
- a CDS encoding sulfatase, producing the protein MKLRISLVVLSLWGLFVSSLSGADERPNVLFIAIDDLNSWVTHLGGHPQAITPNIDRLAERGITFENAFCAVPACEPSRAALMSGQRPWSTGAYLNGDEWMEIFKPGQGLSARFKEAGYHTVGAGKIYHSGERFESEWTEYMDSSKLGNHGGVPKNQGYHEPLVMDIKDEDIADWHSVNWCIEQMNTKSDKPKFIAAGLNKPHLPFAPPKKYYDAFPLEEIQLPPYKVDDLDDLSDAARRMAIHNTDFARFQESGRWKAAIRSYLATCAYTDMNVGRLLDGLENSSIADNTIIVLWGDHGWSFGEKNHFRKFALWEEPTQTPYVWVVPGMTQAGTRSSTPVDLMSVYPTLCELAGLKQPENIDGISIVPLLNDHNQYWGTPAITTHGRGNHTVRSERWRYIQYVDGTEELYDHTVDPNEWTNLASNANYDAIIKRLSAWLPAEEVPAWPERED; encoded by the coding sequence ATGAAACTTCGTATTTCCTTGGTCGTCCTGTCGCTATGGGGCTTGTTCGTTTCCTCACTGTCTGGAGCCGACGAACGACCCAATGTCCTATTTATTGCGATCGATGATCTGAATTCCTGGGTGACTCACCTCGGTGGGCATCCTCAGGCCATCACACCAAACATTGATCGTTTGGCCGAACGGGGAATCACTTTCGAAAATGCCTTCTGTGCGGTGCCTGCTTGTGAACCCTCTAGAGCGGCCTTGATGAGTGGGCAGCGACCGTGGTCGACGGGTGCCTATTTGAATGGGGATGAATGGATGGAAATTTTTAAGCCTGGCCAAGGATTGTCCGCTCGTTTCAAGGAGGCTGGATACCATACCGTCGGGGCTGGAAAAATTTATCACAGTGGCGAACGGTTCGAGTCTGAATGGACGGAGTATATGGATTCTTCCAAACTGGGAAATCATGGCGGCGTTCCCAAGAACCAAGGGTATCATGAACCCTTGGTCATGGATATTAAAGATGAGGATATCGCCGATTGGCACTCGGTTAATTGGTGTATAGAGCAGATGAATACAAAGTCCGATAAGCCCAAGTTTATCGCCGCCGGTTTGAACAAACCTCACTTGCCGTTTGCTCCGCCAAAAAAGTATTACGATGCCTTTCCTTTAGAGGAGATTCAATTGCCACCGTACAAGGTAGACGATCTGGACGATTTGTCGGACGCCGCAAGGAGGATGGCGATTCATAACACCGACTTTGCCAGATTCCAGGAAAGCGGTCGATGGAAGGCTGCGATTCGGTCCTACCTGGCTACCTGTGCCTATACGGATATGAATGTGGGGCGTCTGCTCGATGGATTGGAGAATAGCTCCATCGCCGATAACACGATCATCGTCCTCTGGGGTGATCATGGGTGGTCATTCGGCGAGAAAAATCACTTTCGAAAGTTTGCCCTTTGGGAGGAGCCGACTCAAACGCCCTATGTTTGGGTGGTGCCCGGCATGACACAGGCAGGGACTCGCTCGTCCACACCTGTTGATTTGATGAGTGTTTATCCGACGCTGTGTGAGTTGGCCGGACTTAAGCAACCGGAAAACATAGATGGAATCAGTATCGTTCCCTTGCTGAACGACCACAACCAATATTGGGGTACGCCGGCTATCACTACGCATGGACGTGGCAATCATACTGTTCGCAGCGAACGCTGGCGCTACATTCAATATGTCGATGGGACGGAGGAACTTTATGATCACACCGTTGATCCAAATGAATGGACAAACCTCGCTTCAAATGCCAACTACGATGCTATTATAAAACGCCTTAGTGCCTGGCTCCCGGCAGAAGAAGTCCCTGCGTGGCCCGAGCGAGAAGACTAG
- a CDS encoding arylsulfatase codes for MKNCITKTTCAVGAGLFRDHTVQPQSNRGVNPLPQFSAVLFCLLAFASQSIAADERPNILLMMVDDLGYADFGCYGSEIQTPNIDRLASNGLRLTQFYNTAKCHSSRLALLSGQYSRYAGESDFRNAVTIAQVLGKAGYSTSMTGKWHLDKQPTDYGFEQYWGHLSGATDFFAGDDTFRKNGEVWDDFDKDEDFYVTDANVDYAIEFLDNVIEDDKPFFHYIAFNAPHYPLHAPKETIEKYMGRYDAGWEVLREERLVKQKLLGLFPSDLELAPMPEHVPAWDSLTKKQKKFESFRMAIFAAMVDEVDQSIGRMIDYLKEKGEYENTLIMLVSDNGACPFERSSSIDIPPWEAGSYYLYDASWATVGNTPFKHYKQTQHEGGISSPFIAHWPGKIKNPGSLDGELSHLIDIMATCIELADTKYPKKKGLNPLQGKSLLPVFEGNNRKGHDELWFSFGNCRAMREGDWKLVSFYQHQWELYNIAEDRLEQNDLAAKMPKRVEAMKARWYEYAKGTDMKGDKQIGPVKNKPSPNNQGSWHAPEKVADWKMPKL; via the coding sequence ATGAAGAACTGCATTACAAAAACTACGTGCGCTGTGGGAGCGGGTTTATTCCGCGATCACACGGTGCAGCCTCAGAGCAATCGCGGGGTTAACCCGCTCCCACAGTTTTCTGCTGTTCTTTTCTGTCTGCTTGCATTCGCCTCGCAGTCAATCGCCGCTGATGAACGCCCCAACATCCTGCTCATGATGGTGGATGACTTGGGTTATGCTGACTTCGGTTGTTACGGTAGCGAAATTCAGACGCCAAACATCGATCGACTAGCCAGCAATGGGCTTCGGCTGACTCAGTTTTACAACACCGCCAAGTGTCACTCATCACGACTCGCCCTCCTGTCGGGGCAATACAGTCGCTATGCTGGTGAGAGTGATTTTCGCAACGCGGTAACGATTGCGCAGGTGTTAGGCAAAGCAGGCTACAGTACTTCGATGACCGGGAAGTGGCATTTGGACAAGCAGCCGACAGACTATGGTTTCGAGCAATACTGGGGACACCTTTCTGGCGCGACCGACTTCTTTGCTGGAGATGACACCTTTCGCAAGAACGGCGAGGTGTGGGATGACTTCGACAAGGATGAAGACTTTTATGTCACCGATGCGAACGTGGATTACGCCATCGAGTTTTTGGATAATGTGATAGAAGACGACAAACCGTTCTTTCACTACATTGCTTTTAATGCTCCTCACTATCCGCTACACGCTCCCAAGGAAACCATTGAGAAATACATGGGCCGCTACGATGCGGGTTGGGAAGTACTACGTGAAGAGCGACTGGTGAAACAGAAGCTGCTCGGGCTATTTCCTTCTGACTTGGAACTAGCCCCTATGCCCGAACATGTTCCGGCTTGGGATTCACTTACCAAAAAGCAGAAAAAGTTTGAGTCCTTTCGTATGGCGATTTTTGCCGCGATGGTCGATGAAGTGGATCAGAGCATTGGTCGCATGATCGATTACCTGAAAGAGAAGGGTGAGTACGAAAACACTTTGATCATGCTTGTCTCCGATAATGGTGCCTGCCCATTTGAACGGAGCTCCAGTATCGACATTCCACCCTGGGAGGCGGGGTCTTACTACCTCTACGACGCGAGCTGGGCGACGGTTGGGAATACCCCATTCAAGCATTACAAGCAAACTCAACACGAGGGCGGAATCTCCAGCCCTTTTATTGCCCACTGGCCTGGGAAGATTAAGAACCCAGGCAGTCTGGACGGCGAGCTTAGTCATTTGATAGATATCATGGCGACATGTATTGAATTGGCGGATACAAAATATCCGAAGAAAAAAGGACTGAATCCACTCCAAGGGAAATCACTGCTTCCTGTCTTTGAAGGCAATAATCGTAAAGGACACGACGAGCTTTGGTTTTCATTTGGAAACTGCCGTGCGATGCGAGAAGGCGACTGGAAGCTCGTCAGCTTTTATCAGCACCAGTGGGAACTCTATAACATTGCGGAGGATCGCCTGGAGCAAAACGATCTGGCAGCAAAAATGCCGAAACGAGTCGAAGCGATGAAAGCCCGTTGGTACGAATACGCTAAAGGAACCGACATGAAAGGCGACAAGCAGATCGGTCCGGTGAAGAACAAACCATCACCTAATAATCAGGGGAGCTGGCATGCTCCTGAAAAAGTGGCTGATTGGAAGATGCCCAAACTATGA